Sequence from the Chrysemys picta bellii isolate R12L10 chromosome 23, ASM1138683v2, whole genome shotgun sequence genome:
GAGCGGGGAGGACGTAGGGCCTGGGACGTGCTCTGAGGATGACTCTGctcgggatgggggcagagggctaGTCCCTAAGGGGAAGCCGTCATCACGGGCCTGTTGGCTCAGCAGGTTGGTGTTCTTCCAGATTGGGGGACTTCTCGCTGTCGCTCCTGAGGCGCAGGGAGGCTGGGGTTAATATACTGAGTTTCAAGGCCTCACCCTGCTCGGTGCCCCATGCAGCGTCAGGAGCCCCTGCGTGCTGTACTCCACAGCTTCATGCCGTGATGTCCTGTAGCCTCCCCCCGCATCACTGTGCTTGGGAAGCAGACAACTCTGGCACCTTTGCCTCTCTGCAGCTGTTGCAGCCAGACAGCAGGGGGGCCGTCCTGGCTAGCTTCTAATGCAGCCCCCGCCTGTCCTGGTGCGCCAGGACCCTGAATTGCTGCTGGACGTGCCCTTTGCACTAAAACCAGGGTCGGGGGGACCGGCTGCTTGAGCGGGGGAAGCCCTTTCCCCTGCCgccctgggaaggaggggagctgGCAGACCTAGGCTACTGCACCATTTCTGGAGGTGGCTGTGTGCAgtcccccccactcccaatcCTCATGCCATAGGCACATAAAGCCAGTGTGtggaagaaacacacacacacacaccctgaccaggagggaggggacagggtgCTATGGCAAATGCTTCAAATAACAACGGAAAAGGCCTGTGGGTCCCGTAGAGGCCACCGTCCTCGTGGACTCGTGGTGGGCTCAGCCCCGACACTGTTCCCTCAGTGTCCCCGGAGACGGGGCTGCCCCCTTCTCACAAGGGGCCACGCCGCCACAGCTCCTTTGGCTTCACTGTCAGGACCGGTTTCCTGCCTGCAGGTCCCTGTTCTGGGGGCTGGCGCTCACCTGTGAGCAATGCACAGCATTCCTGGAGCATTGCTGTGTGGGGTGAGGAATGCTGGCTTTGATGCCGGGAAGAGCTTGGGATGGTTCCTAGCAGGGAATCGGTTCAGTTCTTCCAGGCTCCTGCAGGCATCAACATGTCCCTTCGCTCCCGCTTGGCGGTGGAGATGCAGCTGATCTTATACAAATCTGTATCTTAGCAGCCTGGCTGGAATTTCTGCCTAGTCCACTCCTTTGCGGGGGAGGAGGCTGTGGCTTTCCTGCCATCTTATTACTCCGCAGGTGCCACAAGATGGGGTGTGTATGTGAGAGCCACAAGggggcgctgtgtgtgtgtgtgtgcacacgccaccagggggaggtgtgtgtgtgtgtgtgtgagagagagagagaaagccacatgagagagagagagtgtgtgtgtgtgttgcacagcAAGGGCAGTGTTTTATAGGGGGTAATTGTACCCTGCAGTAaattttttgccagtataaaatTGGCTCAGTGCAGGGTCTGCTTCAGGGGCCCCCTAGCCCTGTGACAATACTGGGGGCTTGGtcatgagaggggtgggggggctccatCGATTGCGCCGTGACCCCCAGCTGCACATCTGTTGTACGTCAGGCGAAGTATTAGGAAAGTGCCGGGTTATCGGTGCTGCAGTCTGGGGCTCTCAGATGCTGGAGCTGAGCGGAGCCCAGGTCAGGCTGAGCCCGAGAGCCGGCGATGCCAAGGCTGGTCTCGAGCTGCAATTCAGCCTTCGTCACAGCCAGGCTGGGAGTAGCTGTTCCCTGGTGCCGGCTGGGTCACAGTGGGGCTGGCACTGACGGATGGGTCGGCGCAATCCTGGGCCCTGTGCTGCCGTGGGGGGTTCGAGGGTCAGCAGTGATCGCGGGGCCAAACGGCTGTTCAATGGCAATTAGTTGAAAAAACCCCGAGTGCATTTTTGGGTCTTGCACCCTGGCCGTGGTGCTGTGGCTCGGAGGGGCCTGCTGAGGTCTCAGCTAGTGCAGCACTTTGGAGGAGAGGGTGATGGGCAGAATCACTTGTTGCCGCAGCAGGGTCCCTACACAGAGACTAGGATAcaggctgcagcccatgtgacagcTGTCCTCACACCCAAGAGCATCCTCTACTCTGACCTGGCCGGCCAAGTGCtggggggaggctctgggggatAGAGACCCTCTTCTCTCTGGGCTGGCGTTTCCAGAAACCCAGGAATCGCTGCAGGCCCGTTGAGAATAACCAGCTGCACTTTATTGCTAGTTGGACTTATTCCCAGTACGGCACGGCCTGAACTGaagcctcctcttcctcctatCGACCCCGTGGGACAAATTTGGCAGGTTGGATCTGGCTCCACAGCTGATCTCTGGGGCTAATTCAGATTAAGATTGAAATCCATCTAATTTAGAGCAGCTCGAGAAAGGCCCAAACCAGCGCACTGGCTGTGAAAAGCTCCCTCTGCCTGCCCTCTGGGTTTGGGCTTTGACCCAGGGGTTACTGCACTagagccaggagctgtggggagctcTGCTCACCCAGGCCAGGGAAGGGTACATGCAGAGGTGAACCCCCTTAATTAGCCCCCTGTGCTGGTGTGACTCTGAATGCCCCCCAAACTTTGGGGGAGGCTGGATCTGCCGACTGGCTTGTAGCCCATCGCTGTTCCCAGTGGGGGTTCAGCCCCCACAGGCTGGAGGGTTTATGGGGGGGTTGCAgcctttccccacacacacacacacacacacacacgaggggCAGACTGGGCATGTCAGCTTAGCCTGGGAACCTTGCAATGTCACATGTTGCAAGGGAGTGGTGGGGTCGAGCTGTTCGTTCTAACACTCTTCCCACTCAGGCACCAGAGGTGTAAGCAGCTCCCTCCCCTGGGGTGCTTTTCCggctggtgccaggtgcttccCTGCCTCTTTATGGGCTTTGCAGGGCGTGTGGCTGTGATGCTGCTCGCTTGTTCTCCATGCACCCGATCAGTTTTATagctttgcttttatttcttcaGGGGGGGATCGCAGCCACGAGCTCCTTTCAAGTCTCACCACACTGCAGGGCGGgctccacccccagctgcacCCGGACAGCCCCGCTGACTTTGGTGGAGTTACGGAGCAGGGTTGGGCCCTGGCTCTGAGGCTCGGCAGTGCCACTTCACAGTGGCTTGGCCAAACCTCTTGCCCAGCTCTACTTGGTGGGGGTTGTTGTGGGAGCCTGGCCAAGGCAAAGAGCGCCAGCCGGTGTCGTGGGATTGGACCGGGCAAAGCAGCCCAGACTCGCTTGAGATCtggagatggggtgtgtgtgtgtgtgtgtgtgtgtgtctctctctctctctagggttCCAGTCAACCCTGGGGCTCTCTTGAGATTTGGGGAAGGCCTGGGCTTCCCTGGGGGCTGCCGGAGGAGGCCAGTGCCCTCCTTCTCCCACAGGCGCCTGGGGGCCCCTGAGTCCCCAGCCGTGGGCGCCCGCATCTCCCCGTGCACAGCCAGTACCAAAAGCGGGTGAGTTTCACTCAGTTTCGGCTTCTGTGCCCCAGCTGCCGCTTcctctgccccccgccacccaagCTCGCCCTCTTGCTGCAAAGAGCTGCGTTAGCAAAGGCCCAGCGGGGCCTGTGGAACGTCCCACATGCTGAGCCTGCACAAAATGCTTCCTAGCGGCTTCGCCGCTGAGCCCCGGCCCCTGCGGCACATCCCGGGAAAAGCTGCAAGACCGGCTCCAAGTGCAGCGAGCATCGACGCCCACCCTGCCCAGCAACACTGTAATTTCGGCTCTGTCGAAATCCAGCACTGCGGCTCCCACCTCAGCGCCCTATTAACCCTTCGGAGTCAGGCTAGTCCTTGGCTGGCTAGCACCGGGGAGGCAGGGGGCATTGCCGCAAGAGACCCCCGGGGTTCCTtgggggcactgagctggagcTAATCCCACCTTGCCCTCCCTGATCACCTGTCTGTGATCTCTGCAGCCAGTCCTGGCTTCACCCCCAGGCCTGGAGGAGCATGGAGCTCACAGGAACAGGAGCATGGCTGGACTGGTGGGTCCCCGTTccccacagtgtgtgtgtgtgtgggggggggggcatgtccTATGTGGTCTGCTCGATCTACACTACCCAATAGTGACACTCCcaattttccttcccctccccacaccctggtTTGTCCTGCCAGGGCTGCATCCCTTGTGTTATATGTGTGCCTTGCTATCAATCTGGTTTGTTCCCTCCCCCAGACTGTGCCCCATGCTCCCCTAGTGACTTGGAGTAACTGCCACATAAGAGCGGGGCGAGCGGGAGGCTTTGGCTGCTGAGCTGGGAGGCATTCATGTTTGTTTGGCCCTCCAGGAGGCAGGTGAGGCTTTTGGTATGGGGCAAGGAATGCTAGGTGGGGGCTGAAATGACTTTCAGGGAGGGGTTGAATTCTTTGTCCATTCTCCCTCTGCTTTCTCCCCCTCAAGCAAACTGAGAACAACCAAATGCCCTTTGCTCCAACTTCCGCTTCTACATCCAGCAgtgcagtgaaatagttaacaaacTAGACATTGGTGTTAtcagtaggtttcagagtcaacacTCTCTATAGAGGAACGGAGCGGGTcacactacccccccccccgaatttggAGGGGGTGTTCAGGCTGTTTGCAGACCTggctgcatcagttccattgggttCCCAGCTGGGAGGTTTTGTTTATAACCGTAAGGGCTAGAGACTCTCTGTTACACATCTCCCAGTTTTAAACTAATCGCCGGTTAGGTGGCTGTGTCAACTCCCTAGACGCAGGGTACTGCTAACAGGATATACTGTACTCTGAGCCTGTCTGTCTCTAAATGTCCCAGGCACTGGGACTTCAATCACTTACCCAGGAAAAGAGGCTGCTGGTTACCTATCACCCTACTATCTGAGTGCATCACAATACCCCCCGGGCCGCAGGGCAGCGCTACTATCCCCAGCATACTGAGGGGGAACTGAGGGGACATGGCTAGGGCTACACACAATGTTTGTGGTAAAGCAGAACTTGCCCCCAGGTCTCCCACCACCCAGCCCTTTCTTCCACTCGCTGCTAAACACCTTTCCCTGTGCGGAAGCTTCTCCTGGTGAGAGTATTCCCATTCTTAGCGCCAGCCCTTTGGGGTGGTAGCCTAGCTAATCAGATAGCTGATGCCCCCCAGTCGCTTGGTCCTACCAGTGCTTAGCCATGGCTAAGCCAAATCAGCCCTCTGTCTTCCTCCAGCAATCGATTCCCACCCAGTCATTtctgttcctcttctctgactcTCCCCCAGCTGATCAATATATTTCTGGTGATGAGCTGAACTCTGTTCCAGGTGCAGGTGCCCCACAGCTGGGCGCAGAGCGGGACTAGCCCTCTCTTGCTCTGGTGCAGTTTGCTTCAGCACGTGCCGCCCCACACAGGCCATGCTGCACGGCCGCCCCATGTCTCACGGGTTCTGCACCACCCCggccaggcctggctgggcaTTGCTCTTTGCAGCCCGCCTTCCCCAGCGTGGGGAGCAAGTCCAGAGCCTCAGTCCCTTTGAGGGGGCAGCTGACTTCTGCTGTGTCTCTTGCTCACAATTCGAATCATTAGGGCCCTGTCTTCGTCCCGTCTCCCAGTTTAGCATCCTTTGTAAGTGCCAGTAACGCGCTGCTCGCCCTCTGGCCCCTCTTCCAGCCCACGGTGCTGTGAGTTATTGGACTCAGTAGAGGGGTAGCTGGATGaaggtctatggcctgtgatacacaggagctcagactaaatgatctaatggccccttctggccacTGAGCCGGTCCCATCTCTCCTCTCCAGCACGATGCCGTGAAATTCTCCAGCCGCTGCCCGTTCTCATCCCGCTGCGCGgtcagtcccaaactgaccagagTAACACGCTGGAAGGTGCTAGCAAACGCCAAGGTGGCTACAGGGGAGGTGGGATTGGGCTGGGGCACTttgcggggagggggtgagagatgGTTGAGCAGCTTGGAGGCCATCACAGGTCCtggaaggaggggcagcagggggcaaagCGTATGAGGCGGTAGTGGGGCCGCTCCAGTCCCACACTGACTgcaggcagcaggctgagctCAGCACTGCCCAGGGTGATGCAGCCAGGCAAACAGGTTCTGATTTATGCAGCCTGGCCTCCCACGCCGTTACATCAGTGCACTCACCCAGGAAAGCACCAAGGAAGCTCACGTTACCTCGTCAGGAACTGGAACTCAGGGAGTCccagggggaaggacagggggctCCTGGATTCTCTTCCCAGCGCTGCCACTGACTTGGAGTTACCGCTCTGTAAACTGGGTATAATAATGCAACCTCCCTCACAGTGGGCTGTGAAGTCTGATAAATCTTGTGTCTTGCCCACAGTCCAGCTGACGTGGCCCGTTTCAGAATAATGCATGTCATTAATGGGCAGAGATGGCGCACGCGGCACCAGGCAGCGAGCTCAGGGCCTGCCAGTGACCCAGTGACAGATGCCCCTGAAACTTTAATGGCGAGTCAGTCCTGGAGATGCTTCATTACACAGGGACAGCCTGGGCGTCCCCACTCGGCCTGGGCATATGCCCTGCAGGGACCTCTTCCAGCGGTGGCGGGGAGCTCACACTCCATGGCTCAttggggccgggggctcggcgaCGTGGAGACTGATCTGATGGGAACAACACTGAGTTGACCAACCTGTGTCCCAAAGGCCAGAAAACAGCCTATGGATGGGACTGACTAACTGGCTACCAACCAGGGGTGGGTTTGAACCAGCAGCTGTAAGCCTgatctcctggctggggcaggcagcaggCTGGCAGCAAGGAAGAACTGCTGGACATGCTGGTCACAGAGGTGTCAGCTGTCTAGGAGAGATGGGGGAAACTGTGACTCAGCCGGGCCAAGGAGAAGCGCCTCTCGTTTAACCAGGAGTCCTCCACATCCTGGGTCCtttccccacctctgccactgagctgTGCACAGCGCTGGCCGTCACTCCCGTAGCCGTACCAATCTCCCCAGGTGTCACCGGGGCTAAGGCGCCCCCTCACGCGAGACTTGGGGCTGCATTCGTTCGTGCCCATCAAAGGCATTGGGCGCTTGGGCTGACCGGGTGTGAAGGCTCATGCCATCCAGCTGGGGGCCTGGGTCCATGCtttcccagtgctggggcatTGGGCCATTGCTCTCTCCCAGCTCggcttagggtacatctacactacggggggagtcgatttaagatacgcaaattcagctacgtgaatagcgtagctgaattcgacgtatcgcagccgacttaccccgttgtgaggacggcggcaaaatcgacttctgcagctttctgtcggcggcgcttactcccacctctgctggtggagtaagagcgccgattcggggatcgattgtcgcgtcccgacgggatgcgataaatcgatccccgagaggtcgatttctacccgccgattcaggcgggtagtatagacctagccttagataaATAATGGGAAACGTCCGGGGCAGCTTCCCTAGCGCAAACACGGCGCAGTGCTGTGCTCTGCCCCGGCATGAACTGCACGAGACACTGGCGCTCCCGCCCCAGCCCAGCGAGTGCGCAGCAGGGCCAGCGTAGGACACTGGATGCTGCACATTCCTGGGCAGCAGCGGCAAATCTCAACCTGCACACGGTGTTCCTGAGGGCTGCACGGCTGCGCTCTGCGCTTAATGGGCCCTCCACAGCCGCTGCACCCGAGGCCCTGCCAGGACAGTCCCAGTCTCAGCGCCACGTATTTGTGCTGGAAGGAGCCCGGCAGGGGTGCGGCTGGAGATGAAATTGGCACAAGGTGCTGAGCTCAGCTACTGCATCACAAGCCGGCAGCTCTGCAGGGAATGTTCTGTGCTGACGTTCGTGCTGAGCTCGGCACAAATCGCCCGGCTCCCCGGTGCGCTCTGCTGGGCGGGGCTCCCAGACTGGTTTGGTCACACACCACCCCTCCGCCCCTGGGCTGGCGAAGCAAAGTCCAGCGCATAGTGGCTCAGCATGTGGGTTTTGGGGGCACGCGTTAGGGCACATGACGCCCAACCTTCCGGTCGCTTTACAGGGCCAGAGCCTGTTTTCTGTCCTCGTGGCTAGTAGCCCCTTTAGTGTCCATGGGCTGACGACTCTCCATATGAGTAGGAGGAGCAGGGCGTAGCCCCGAATACTGGACCCTCATTGCCtgctggggcacaggaggggcttAGTGCAACAGCATTGGTTTGACTGTCAGCCCCCTCCCTTAGAGGATGTGGAGTTCCTGGGGGCGAGGCAGGATAGATGGTTTTGGGGTTCAGCTCTGGgccaggactcaggagaccccCTGCTCTCGGCTCTTCCGCTGACTCTGGGACGCCTTGAGCAAGTCGCTGTTCCTGCGTTTTCATTGTGTGGACATTAGGTATTGTCTTGTCCCAATGCTTACCCATGATACTCTCATCTGGCCATCTGCCAGAGAGGCCAGCGTCTCAGAGTGGCTTTTTGAGGGCTGGGGGCCACCCACTTGGTTCCCAGCCTGCAAGGAATTGTCAGCTCTTGGCTAGCAGCTCTTCGTGGGCTGTGACCTGTGTGCACTGGGGAAACTGGTGGCAGGCGTTTGGAAtgactggtgcaactgctgccgCCTCAGTGCAGCTGAGGCAGGAATTTACTCCTCGCCACCGAGATGCAGCAACGCTGAATGGCGCCAAAGGCCGGACGCTCACTGCATGCAGGTGTAACTGCACCGAGCTTCTCCCCCCAGCTGCCAAGTGCAGGCTGGGCTCTCCAGACTGACTTTCAAAGCCTCGGTAGGGATTTAGACCCCAAATTCTTACTAACTTTAATGGGTGCCGGGCAGCCAGATCTCAGAGGCAACTCAGCAAACCTCAATGACCACAAGTGTCCAGGAGCTAGGTATTTGTCTCCTCTGAAAGATGGAGCCTCCAGCAGCCCAGGACGTCAGGTTCTGCACTGACTCCCTCTATCATCAATGCAGCTCGCGTGTAGACAGACCCGTGCTGTCTAACCCTGCTCAAACAGCCCTACGTGCCAAGGTGACACAATGCCCGTCGCCGCCTGCGCTCTGGCTCCACTGGCGCTCTCACCGGGACTAGTGATGGTGGGAGATCTACAGAAAGGCTAGTGTGGGCAGGGCCTATTGACTCACCACCGCCACTATCTTCCAGCAGCCTGGTTTCCCATCCAAATGCCGGCCCCGCCCAGCTCTGCGTTGCTTGAGCCGATGAGCTCATAGCCCAAGGTGGCATGACTCTCTTTTATGGTAATGATTTGTCAAGTTGAAACTAGTGTAGGGCAAAAGCCGAACTCAGTACAGTCTGTCAGCTACACCCATTCTCCAAAGGCATGCGCTGGAAAAGTGCCAGGTTAATAACTGCTGAGTTTTCCTGGCCTTCTGTGCATCCTCCCCAGAAGCCCCTCGGCTCTGCCGTGTCTTATGTAGGTTTGCAGCCCAAGGAATCCAAGTCCCAAACGTTCCTTTCCTCTCTAGCTGAGGACTCTGGAAGCTGGCACTGCAAGGAGAGCGCTGTGTGGAAATCCTACTCTGTCAGCACCCCCTTCCCGTCGGGCCCATGGCGCCGCCACGGATGTCGCCCATATGATGTCTTGGTGACGCTAGGCTTGAGTCTGATTTACCTCTCTCCGATTGACCCCTCATTGAGGTAATGGTTCTCGGGCTCTACTGGTGGTCTTTAATGAAAAGCAGAACAGTTTAAAAGTGGGCTCTCTAGTTATTAATGCTGGGCTTTCAGCCTAGAATAAAGCTACCGCAGGCTGCTTGGAGTAAACCAGAGGTCCTGATCACTCATGGTCATTAAAGCTGCCATGGCACGTTCTCCTCATGGCGCTACTTACTGCATTCAGCCTCCCTCCATTCCCCCTGCATTGCCAACTGGATGCAGTATTTGCCTTCCAGCCTAGGCTGTTGCTGTGCGCTGCTAAACGCATCCTGCCTTCCGCTCCAGAGGTGTGAAGGTGCCCGTGTGTAAGGCCTTGTGGGGTCCTGAATGCTAGTGATCCTGACCGCTATGGGAGCTCGTTGTCATTAACATCAGCTCATTCTGTGAGCAAACAAGCCCCTGCTTGTGGTCCCTGAAATCCAAACATCCCCAGCTAGTGTCCACCCCACTGCTGTCTGCAAACACAAATGAACACACTTCAACAGCTCCTTCTTTAATGCTGTTACTGAAGGATGCCTAAGACTGGATCCTTGTGACCTTCCACTTGCTCGTGAGCCTACGGCACGTTCATACGGCTGACAAATGGGGACATTTTGTGCCAGCATTGACAAATCCTGGAGCAGTTTAGCAGCTGCTCCCATGTGAAATCCTGAAGTCAcccacatctgggtgaggaaaaCGGCACGGTAAACTGTGCTGCCCAACACGCCCTTACACGGAACTTAGCACCTGGTGTAGATAGAGTAAGCTGTGTTTACTTACGTGTAGGCTAGTCAGGATCAGCCCTGGGGAGGACCCTAAAGGCTCCCAGTTGCAAGATCTTCTCAAGAACTTTTCTACGTACAAGTTGCACCCGTGTGGGTTTTCTGAGTTAGTTACACGGGGCAAACCCCTCTGGTCACCCTCCTTTCGCTTTGAGCAGCTGATTTCAGCTTAATTTAAACGGCATCCTAATTCATTTACGCTTAAACCCAACTAAGCCTGTTTTTTACCCAATATAAATGTCCCCACTACAGCGATTTGCCACCGTTAAACTACATCCGTTTTAAATAACCACTTTAGTTGGGCCAGTGCCACTagctcatgtagacaagccctgcatATCTCTGGAAGTGAATTGGAGTCATAGGCATGTGGGCTTGCTATGCAGAGAAGGACCGTACCAAGGTGTGGGGGCTGACTAGCTCCTACGCTGCGAGCAGAGCTGGATGTGACGGTTAGTGCCCTGTGGGTTTTAGTTGCAGGAATACACAGAATAGTGGCTGGTTTTTAAAACCAGTATtattggcagcagctggggcggggtgggggggtgtcatgCCACCTGGCGCTGGAGATGGCCTGAAGAAGGGTCAGTGATGCTGTTCCCTTCAGGAGAGTGAGGGGATCCTGCTTACCCATTCATGAGCCATTCGGAGTCCCTCTCCCCTGGGATAGCTTCTGCTCCTCCACCCCACCTATTTCTATCACTTACCAAAGGCCACCAGGTCTCACATCATGTTGGTCTCTCTGTGGGCACAACCTGCTCACAAGGCTAACTGCAGTCTAGCTCCTCTGCCCAGGTCCAGCATTCATGCACAGAGCGACTACAGGCAGCCTGGCGTGCATGAACCTGCCTGGAAAAGTACCGCGCTCACTCCCTGCTTCGACTTGAGCACgccagcaactccctctccccttccagtGCATTGGAAACGCATGCTTTGCGGTGTGCCAGGCAGCGCTGGCCGTGCCCCGGCAGGGCCGCACCGTGCACCGGGATGCAGTAAAGAAGTGACTCCGAGGACTACAAAGGCAGGAGTGTAAGTGCAGTTTTATTGGAGAGGGACAGGCAGGCAGTGGCTTTGGCAATACACAAATACAGGAGGCACCTCAAGTTTGTCATTCTTAACCCACTACAAAGAACCCCCCCATGGCCCAAAACCTCCAGCCTCCTACTGACTCAAGGAATACCCAGGAGGTCGTAGAGGAACCCTGCAGAATAAGTCACTACAGAAAGCAAAGGAGAGCGCACTCTCTAGCGGCGATCGACTAGGTTTTGGTATCTTTACCCCGAAAACCAAACTCAGcttcccctttttaaatgttAGGTGCCAGGAGGCACCCGCAGGccccagtgctggggggcggtcagGAACCCCTGGTGTTACTGACAATGGGGGGGGACACCCAAGTCTGTGTGAAGCTATTAGTGCCCTTCCACAGCAGTAACCACCCCAGCAGGAAGATCACAAGAAATgtggaaggagggggggagggtcagggaaGGGGGAATTGTCTCAAAGCTGCCATGAGAAAAGGCAAGATATACGTGTGAATACCATACGCACAGACCAGTCAGTCCCCTTTGCTGTTGGAATCCAGGCAGAGCGTTTGGGAGCCGAGACGTGTCTTACAAAAAAGGAGGAGGGACAGGGAGAGTGACCATTGCTTGGTGGGCTGCAGTTCAGTTCTTAGGCTCTTCCCCGGCTTCTCCACCGTCTTCTCCCGCGCACTCTGCCGTCCATAACGTAAGGTTGTCCCTGAGCAGCTGCATGATGAGGGTGCTGTCCTTGTACGAGTCTTCACTGAGCGTGTGCAGGTCTCCCATGGCTTCATCAAACGTGGTTTTGGCCAGCGTGATGGCCTGCTCTGGGGCGTTGGCGATCTCGTAGTGGAAGACGGAGAAGTTGAGGGCAAGCCCCAGGCGGATGGGGTTCGTGGGCTGCATCTCCTTCTTGCTGATGTCCATTGCTTCCTGGTAAGCTTTCTGAGCATTTTCTATGGTCTCCTTGCGCTCATCCCCGGTGGCTACCTCGGCCAGGTATCGGAAGTAGTCTCCCTTCATCTTCAGGTAGAAGACTTTGCTCTCTGCGTCGCTGGCTTTCTTAATGAGATACTTGTCCAGCAGCCCCAAGACAATGTTGCAGACGTCCTTCAGCTCCCCCTCCACCTTCTCCCGGTATTCGTTCACCAGCTGCGCTTTGTCATCACCCTCTTCAGTCTTGTGCTCGATGCTGGAGATGACTCTCCAGGCGGATCTCTGGCATCCCACCACGTTCTTATAGGCAACAGAGAGGAGGTTGCGCTCCTCATTGGAGAGCTCATCCCCGTGCTCCACCACTGCCTTCATGAAATCAGCCATGTCCTCGTAACGCTCGGCCTGCTCGGCCAGCTTGGCTTTTTGCACCTGGTGGTTTCTCGCCATggctgggagtcctggtggaAAGGAGACCGCTTTGCAAGGAGGCTGGTTCGAAAAGGAGCAGGCAGTCACCCTGGGAGCCTTCCGAGTCTCTGTTCAGCTCTGCTGACGGGATCGGCTTTTGGCTTGGCGTCTCAGCCTGGAGCAACGACTAGGCGTGGCAGAGAAGCTCTCaatgaacccctccccccacttcctcccaGACTGTGCTCTCCTTAAAAGGAAAATGCAGTGATTCACCTTGGAGCTAAACGGATTATGCACTAGCCAATG
This genomic interval carries:
- the SFN gene encoding 14-3-3 protein sigma produces the protein MARNHQVQKAKLAEQAERYEDMADFMKAVVEHGDELSNEERNLLSVAYKNVVGCQRSAWRVISSIEHKTEEGDDKAQLVNEYREKVEGELKDVCNIVLGLLDKYLIKKASDAESKVFYLKMKGDYFRYLAEVATGDERKETIENAQKAYQEAMDISKKEMQPTNPIRLGLALNFSVFHYEIANAPEQAITLAKTTFDEAMGDLHTLSEDSYKDSTLIMQLLRDNLTLWTAECAGEDGGEAGEEPKN